Proteins encoded together in one Pontiella desulfatans window:
- a CDS encoding IS110 family RNA-guided transposase, translated as MTTTPHSEDKILVAMELSNDKWLMAYSNGEKIRRKSIDARDRSRFMQELKLAKEKLGMDPGVPALCCYEAGRDGFWICRWLKQVGLECLVIDPASIEVNRRKRRAKTDRLDAEAMVRLLGRYAGGDTKIWAVVRVPSEKQEDELRLHREMERLKKERTGHLNRIKALFILHGVKLSGTLTKLSKTLDGLQCWNKKPLAEELKEEVRRELERLRLVGEQIKLLEKNKAEALKNPRTNAEHQAQDLMRLHGVGEVSAWVLSKEFFGWREFKNRREVAALAGLTPTPYNSGGSSVEQGISKAGNRRIRRVMIELAWSWLRFQPDSALTNWFVDRYAKGGKRARRIGIVAVARKLLVALWKYVEFGEVPEGAIVR; from the coding sequence ATGACGACTACCCCGCATAGCGAAGACAAGATACTCGTTGCCATGGAGCTGAGCAACGACAAATGGCTGATGGCCTATTCCAACGGCGAGAAGATCCGCAGAAAATCGATAGACGCCCGGGACCGCTCCCGCTTTATGCAGGAGCTCAAGCTGGCGAAGGAAAAGCTGGGCATGGATCCCGGCGTGCCGGCGCTTTGCTGCTACGAGGCTGGACGCGACGGCTTCTGGATCTGTCGGTGGTTGAAGCAGGTCGGACTCGAATGCCTGGTGATAGATCCGGCCAGTATCGAGGTCAACCGTCGCAAGCGCCGGGCCAAGACCGACCGGCTGGATGCGGAGGCGATGGTGAGGCTGCTGGGCCGGTATGCGGGCGGGGACACGAAAATATGGGCTGTGGTGCGTGTTCCCTCGGAAAAGCAGGAAGATGAGTTGCGCCTTCATCGTGAAATGGAGCGTCTTAAAAAGGAACGAACGGGACATCTAAACCGGATTAAGGCGCTGTTTATTCTGCATGGAGTGAAACTCTCTGGAACGCTGACGAAGCTGTCGAAAACCTTGGATGGTTTACAGTGCTGGAACAAGAAGCCACTTGCGGAAGAATTGAAAGAAGAGGTTCGCCGGGAACTCGAACGGCTGCGCCTGGTTGGCGAGCAGATAAAACTGCTGGAGAAAAACAAGGCGGAAGCGCTGAAGAACCCACGGACGAACGCGGAGCATCAGGCCCAGGACCTGATGCGCCTGCATGGAGTCGGAGAGGTCAGTGCATGGGTGCTGAGCAAAGAGTTTTTTGGCTGGCGGGAATTCAAGAACCGCCGGGAGGTCGCCGCGCTGGCGGGGCTAACGCCGACGCCCTACAACAGCGGCGGGTCGAGTGTTGAACAAGGCATCAGCAAAGCCGGCAACCGGAGGATCAGGCGGGTTATGATCGAGCTGGCATGGTCATGGCTTCGCTTCCAGCCTGATAGTGCGCTGACGAACTGGTTTGTTGACCGCTACGCCAAAGGTGGGAAAAGGGCGCGCCGGATCGGAATCGTTGCCGTTGCGAGGAAACTGCTTGTGGCGCTTTGGAAATATGTCGAGTTCGGGGAAGTGCCCGAAGGAGCCATCGTTAGATAA
- a CDS encoding sulfatase/phosphatase domain-containing protein encodes MLRNPAAAWDHPALTQVHHRPDQQGYSIRTEKWRYTEWNEGAAGKELYNHECDPAEVTNLAENPEYASVVSTLSKQLQSYSKTYVPEPVEQGK; translated from the coding sequence TTGCTGCGGAATCCTGCTGCCGCCTGGGATCATCCGGCGTTGACCCAGGTACATCACCGTCCAGATCAGCAGGGCTACTCGATACGGACCGAGAAATGGCGCTACACCGAGTGGAATGAAGGCGCTGCGGGCAAAGAGCTCTACAATCATGAGTGTGACCCGGCGGAAGTCACCAATCTGGCAGAGAATCCTGAATACGCTTCTGTGGTCTCTACGTTGAGTAAGCAGCTTCAGTCCTATAGCAAAACGTATGTTCCCGAGCCCGTAGAGCAGGGCAAATAA
- a CDS encoding sulfatase-like hydrolase/transferase: MKKIGYIAIVFCFLLGNAVHAAPQSPKGNRSTETPQPDILFILLDDLRWDALSYKGHPYVKTPNIDKLREGGASLENAFCSTSICCPSRATFMTGTYANRHGVIDNATSEYNPAVTPPLTKYLQVAGYKTAMIGKWHMGHSAEPRPYFDHWISFEGQGEYNDVEVNVDGKKEQWTGYTTDILTDKAIEFIKKQPQDQPYFCMLSHKAVHEPFKPAPRHKHAFGAGTRDLEPESWSHDLKGKPAWLRRQRIRDTRWNYRTRDVEEDQLPDAIPSEPWVVRNYYTKQLRCVAAVDDGVGRVLKALHERGTLDNTLIIFTSDNGYLHMEHRRWDKRLAVEESMRIPMIAAYPGHIMKNTTITELVSNLDFAPTVLDYAGVDIPGFMQGKSMRPLFEGESADWRDSVFYEYWVDLVHSIPTMTAVRTERYKLIEYPEINDLDELYDLKADPNEMNNLAVNPEYAELHQEMKKRMAEKKAEAGWRPDVFPKNLPRCRGAKDLKLEIIKNTATFSGTEKDLVKIPYNEEADPSSWPWRIDMDVKPESDGVIASQSSPAYGFKIFVQDGRPGIAVLCKTWIALRTVIDTPESVIGKWTNIQASIDYNRVIFKVDGKLIESCPLPQPFKGRTGQPLIIGGAGKNKVSEDVPHNPFQGEIKGLTIQRGSLK; the protein is encoded by the coding sequence ATGAAGAAGATAGGATATATAGCTATTGTGTTTTGTTTTCTGCTGGGAAACGCGGTTCATGCCGCCCCGCAGTCGCCCAAAGGAAACCGGTCGACCGAGACGCCGCAACCCGATATTCTGTTTATCCTGCTCGACGACCTGCGTTGGGACGCTCTTTCCTACAAGGGACATCCCTACGTAAAAACGCCGAACATTGATAAACTCCGCGAAGGCGGGGCGTCATTGGAAAATGCCTTCTGCTCTACGTCGATCTGTTGCCCGTCGCGCGCAACCTTCATGACCGGCACCTATGCCAACCGGCATGGCGTCATCGACAATGCAACCTCGGAATATAATCCCGCCGTCACTCCGCCGCTTACCAAATACCTGCAGGTGGCCGGATACAAAACCGCGATGATTGGAAAATGGCACATGGGGCATTCCGCCGAACCGCGCCCGTATTTCGACCACTGGATCAGTTTTGAAGGGCAGGGGGAATACAACGACGTTGAAGTCAATGTGGACGGCAAAAAGGAACAGTGGACGGGATACACCACCGATATCCTGACCGACAAGGCGATCGAGTTCATCAAGAAGCAGCCCCAAGACCAGCCCTATTTCTGCATGCTTTCGCACAAGGCGGTGCACGAACCCTTCAAGCCCGCCCCGCGTCACAAGCATGCATTCGGTGCCGGAACCAGGGATCTCGAACCTGAAAGCTGGTCGCACGACCTGAAAGGCAAGCCAGCCTGGCTGCGGCGTCAGCGCATACGCGATACGCGCTGGAATTACCGCACGCGGGATGTGGAAGAAGATCAATTGCCGGATGCGATCCCCTCGGAGCCGTGGGTTGTACGTAATTACTACACGAAGCAACTGCGCTGTGTCGCAGCGGTTGATGATGGCGTCGGACGCGTGCTCAAAGCACTGCACGAACGCGGCACCCTGGATAACACCCTCATCATATTCACCAGCGACAACGGTTACCTCCATATGGAGCATCGTCGGTGGGACAAGCGACTCGCTGTGGAGGAAAGCATGCGCATTCCGATGATAGCGGCCTATCCCGGCCATATCATGAAAAATACAACGATCACCGAACTCGTCTCCAATCTCGACTTTGCCCCGACCGTGCTCGACTATGCCGGTGTCGATATCCCCGGCTTTATGCAGGGAAAAAGTATGCGCCCGCTTTTTGAAGGAGAATCCGCCGATTGGCGCGACAGCGTTTTCTATGAATACTGGGTCGACCTCGTCCATTCCATCCCCACCATGACCGCCGTGCGCACCGAACGGTACAAGCTGATCGAGTATCCGGAAATCAACGACCTCGACGAACTCTACGACCTGAAAGCCGATCCCAACGAAATGAACAACCTTGCGGTCAACCCCGAGTACGCCGAATTGCATCAGGAGATGAAAAAGCGCATGGCCGAAAAGAAAGCCGAGGCCGGTTGGCGACCGGACGTATTCCCGAAAAACCTGCCGCGCTGCCGTGGCGCCAAAGACCTGAAGCTTGAAATCATCAAGAATACCGCCACGTTCAGCGGTACGGAAAAAGACCTCGTCAAAATTCCCTACAACGAAGAGGCCGATCCTTCCTCCTGGCCGTGGCGCATCGATATGGACGTTAAGCCCGAATCCGACGGCGTTATCGCATCGCAATCCAGCCCCGCCTACGGCTTCAAGATTTTCGTGCAAGACGGCCGTCCGGGTATCGCCGTACTCTGCAAAACGTGGATCGCGTTGCGCACCGTCATCGACACCCCGGAATCCGTTATCGGCAAATGGACTAACATCCAGGCTTCGATCGACTACAACCGTGTCATCTTCAAAGTGGACGGCAAGCTCATCGAAAGCTGCCCTTTACCCCAGCCCTTCAAGGGCCGGACCGGCCAACCACTTATCATTGGCGGCGCAGGAAAAAACAAGGTTTCAGAAGATGTTCCGCATAATCCTTTTCAAGGCGAAATCAAAGGCCTCACGATTCAGCGTGGATCGTTGAAGTAA
- a CDS encoding CDGSH iron-sulfur domain-containing protein yields MKNNPRNHPPEAPCSDPEKDAPTNCSSSKMALCRCGHSRNKPFCDYSHAEKGWKE; encoded by the coding sequence TTGAAAAATAATCCCCGCAACCATCCACCGGAAGCGCCTTGTAGCGACCCTGAAAAAGATGCCCCCACCAACTGCTCCTCGAGCAAAATGGCGCTTTGCCGTTGCGGCCACTCGAGGAACAAACCCTTCTGCGACTACTCCCATGCCGAAAAAGGGTGGAAAGAATAA
- a CDS encoding glycoside hydrolase family protein — translation MILRNASILATSCLVAGCAFGESHKSGTVNPGAEGLDIGSMIQPLTPAGVFRLDDYSCWGPHIIKGDDDRYYLIYSRWAKKGGNWLTSSEIALAVSENLEGPYHHRKVLLRGRGPGHWDELMAHNPKLKRFGDKYCLYYISSRNGSSRGHIRDSQRIGVAVSDSILGPYTPSEAPIIEPAEPVYNITVNPDVTEMADGKYLMILKGDIKPRKPADPMPQRVQGLATSKSPTGPFQMLKETAIHDMDTEDASIWYDRKREKYFAVFHAHTYIGLIESRDGFKWRPAEHYKITGNELRRSDGSMLKTKRPLQRPSIFIENGEPRALCLAVPAPGDWHCVIVPLRQGSRAENERY, via the coding sequence ATGATTTTACGGAATGCATCTATTCTGGCGACAAGTTGCCTGGTGGCTGGTTGTGCGTTCGGCGAGAGCCACAAATCGGGTACTGTGAATCCGGGAGCAGAGGGTCTCGATATCGGTTCCATGATTCAGCCGCTTACGCCGGCGGGGGTCTTTAGACTGGATGATTACAGTTGCTGGGGGCCTCATATCATCAAGGGAGACGACGATCGGTACTACCTGATCTATTCGAGATGGGCCAAAAAGGGAGGGAATTGGCTGACATCTTCTGAAATTGCATTGGCCGTGTCGGAGAATCTGGAAGGCCCCTACCACCATCGGAAGGTCTTGCTGAGAGGCCGAGGCCCCGGGCATTGGGACGAACTCATGGCCCATAATCCCAAGCTGAAACGATTCGGTGACAAGTACTGCCTGTACTACATCTCCAGCAGGAATGGTTCCTCGCGAGGACACATTCGGGATAGCCAGCGAATTGGCGTCGCCGTGTCGGATTCCATTCTTGGTCCTTACACACCATCAGAAGCACCGATTATTGAGCCCGCTGAACCTGTCTATAATATCACGGTCAATCCCGATGTCACAGAGATGGCTGACGGGAAGTATCTTATGATTCTCAAAGGAGATATAAAGCCCAGGAAACCTGCCGATCCCATGCCGCAGCGCGTCCAGGGCCTGGCAACATCCAAATCACCAACAGGCCCTTTCCAGATGCTGAAAGAAACGGCCATCCACGATATGGATACCGAGGATGCATCAATCTGGTACGACCGGAAGCGGGAAAAATATTTTGCTGTTTTTCATGCTCATACGTACATCGGACTTATTGAATCGCGCGATGGATTCAAGTGGCGGCCGGCAGAGCATTACAAAATCACGGGGAATGAACTCCGGCGAAGCGACGGCTCCATGCTCAAGACGAAACGTCCCCTGCAAAGACCAAGTATATTTATCGAAAACGGAGAACCTCGCGCTCTCTGCCTGGCTGTTCCTGCCCCGGGGGATTGGCATTGCGTCATTGTCCCGTTAAGGCAGGGAAGCAGGGCGGAAAACGAGCGGTATTAA